GGAGGGTTCCATGCAAAGAACGCTATTCCTTGTTCGCCATGCCAAGTCGGATTGGGATGATCCTGCCCTGCCGGATCAGGCGCGGCCGTTGGCCGCCCGCGGCAAGCGGGACGCACCGCTGATGGGAAAACGCTTGGCGAAGCGCCAGGTGAAGCCCGACTTGATCCTGTCGAGTCCGGCGCGTCGCGCCCTGGCGACGGCGGAAATTTTCGCCGACGCGCTCGATTACAAGGCCGGGGACATCGTTGTCGATGAACGGCTGTATGCCACCGAGCCCGAGACCCTGCTGGCGGTTATCGGTGAGCTCGGTGACGAGCTGACGTGCGTGATGCTCTTTGGCCACAACCCCGAGTTGACGGAGCTGGCGCAGCGTTTGTCCGACGAGATTTCCCGGATGCCGACCTGCGCGGTTGCCCAATTCACCTTCGCGGCGACGTCATGGTCGCGCATCGCTGCGGCAAGGCCGGCGAAAGTTGTATTCGACTATCCGAAGCAAACGTAGCGCAAGGCGCCGGGCCGCTACCCGGCATCGCCCTGGGCGCCGATCATGACCGCGGTGATCCGAAAATGCGTATTCCTCCCACCGTCCCGCCGTCAGTAACTAGCGACTAATTACCTGCGAAGGTGCTGCGGTTCGCATGACCGCCATTCGGGTATTGCCCGGAAGCTTGTGACGCCCCCGCGCTGAGCGCGCTGGCTGCTTGGCCTGGGTCCGCACGATCGGCTCGCCGGTCAGGAAGCTTCGCACATTCAGTGCGTCGAGCGTGCGGCGCGGCAGGCTGGTCGCGTTGAGCAGGACGACAATGACAGTTTGGCCGCCGGCCTTGAGGCGCATGATCAGGCAACGTCCGGCCGGGGTCGTGAAGCCGGTCTTCGAGAGCAGGATGTCCCAGCCGTCCAGGCCGACCAG
The nucleotide sequence above comes from Candidatus Anoxymicrobium japonicum. Encoded proteins:
- a CDS encoding peptidase S11, with translation LISSDNHAAAALAYAYPGGVDAFVAAVAAKVDELGMTRTRIEEPTGLSWNNRSTAEDLAKMAAAAAEYPEIERITTTSETTVDVEGRTLEYRNTNRLVGLDGWDILLSKTGFTTPAGRCLIMRLKAGGQTVIVVLLNATSLPRRTLDALNVRSFLTGEPIVRTQAKQPARSARGRHKLPGNTRMAVMRTAAPSQVISR
- a CDS encoding histidine phosphatase; the protein is MQRTLFLVRHAKSDWDDPALPDQARPLAARGKRDAPLMGKRLAKRQVKPDLILSSPARRALATAEIFADALDYKAGDIVVDERLYATEPETLLAVIGELGDELTCVMLFGHNPELTELAQRLSDEISRMPTCAVAQFTFAATSWSRIAAARPAKVVFDYPKQT